GCGCAGATCGTGGCGGCGGTGAGCGCCCCCGTCATTGCCGCCGGGGGGATCGGCGCGCGCGAGCACCTGGCGGCGGTGGCCGCGGCGGGCGCCGAGGCCGCCATCGTCGGTCGCGCCATCTATACCGGCGACCTGCCGCCCGCGGTCGCGGCGGAGACTTACCCGCCGTAGATGGGCGCTCCACGGCCCGGCGGGCTGAAACAAGGAGGGAAGCTGCGCGGACGAAGGAGATTTCGCGGATGGTGCGGATGAATGGTGTGATGGAACCTTGCATCTGCGCGATCTGTGAGATGTGCGGTTGACCCCAGCCCATGCTCGCCAAACGCATCATACCTTGTTTGGACGTGACCGCCGGGCGCGTGGTCAAGGGCACGCGCTTCGTCAACCTGCGCGACGCCGGCGACCCGGTCGAGCTCGCCGCGCGCTATTCCGAGGAGAGCGCCGACGAGCTGGTGTTCCTCGACATCACCGCCTCCCACCAGCAGCGCGACATCATGGCCGACATCGCCGCCCGCGCCGCCGAGCAGGTCTTCATCCCCTACACGGTGGGCGGAGGGCTGCGGTCGCTGGAGGACCTGCGCGCCATCCTCAAAGCGGGGGCGGACAAGGTCGCCATCAACACTCGCGCGGTGCAGGTGCCCAACCTCATCTCCCAGGGGGCGCAGCGCTTCGGCTCGCAGTGCATCGTGGTGGCGATTGACGCCAAGCGCCGGCCCATCGTCCGCCGTCTCGACCGCCCCTACTCCAGCGCGCCGTCGTGGGAGGTCTATACCCACGGCGGGCGGCGACCGACCGGGCTGGACGCGGTGGAATGGGCGGTGCGCGCGGCCGAGCTCGGCGCCGGCGAAATCCTGCTCACCAGCATGGACGCCGACGGCACCAAGGAAGGCTATGACCTTGAGCTCACGCGCGCGGTCGCCGATGCCGTCCCCATCCCCGTCATCGCCTCCGGCGGCGCCGGTTCGCCCGAGCACATCCTGCAGGCGTTCACCGAGGGCCGCGCCGATGCCGCCCTCATCGCCAGCATCACCCATTTCGAGGAGCTCAGCATCAACGAGATCAAGCGGTACGTCGCCGAGCGCGGGGTGCCCGTGCGCTTCGAGCCGGAAATGGCGTGACGACGGCCGGTAACCGTCGGGCTCTATCTCTCATCCGGGAAACTGCAATGGACCTGCCCGAACTGAAATACGATGCGAACGGCCTGGTGGCGGCAATCGCCCAAGATGCCGCCACCGGCGAGGTGCTGATGCTGGCCCACATGAACGAGGAAGCCTTCCGTCTGACCGTCGAGACCGGATATGCGAGTTATTACAGCCGCTCGCGGCGGAAGCTGTGGGTCAAGGGCGAGACCTCCGGCAACCGCCAGCGGGTGCTGGCGGTCCACCTCGACTGCGACCTCGACGCGGTGCTGCTGAAGATCGAGCAGGTGGGCGCCGCCTGTCACACCGGCTTTCGCTCGTGCTTCTACCGGCGGCTGGCGGACGGGCGGCTCGAGGTCGTGGGGGAGAAGCTGTTCGCGCCGGAGCAGGGGGGATGAGCGAGGCGCCGGCGTGTCATTCTGAGCAGCCTGACCGTAGGGGCACAGCATGCTGTGCCCCTACCACCGCAGCAGGTTCTTCGCTTGCGGCTCAGACGGACCCTATCCCGGTCGCCCTCTCCATCTGCATCGTCAGCTGGAACACGCGCGACCATTTGCGCGCGTGCCTGCAATCTCTCGTCGAGCACGCCCCCGGCTGCCCGTACGAGATCATCGTCGTTGACAACGCCTCCGGCGACGGCAGCGCCGACATGGTGGCGGGCGACTTCCCAGGCGTGCGTCTCATCGCCAACGCCGCCAATGAGCAATACGCGCGCGCCAGCAACCAGGCTCTGCGCGCCAGCGCGGGCGACCTGCTGCTGCTGCTCAATCCCGACGTGCGGGTGGCGGCGGGGACGATTGACGCACTGGTCGAGTTCATGGACGCCAACCCCGCGGCCGGGGCATGCGCTCCCAGGCTCACCTACCCCGACGGGCGCTTGCAGTGCTCGGTCCGCAGCTTTCCGACACCGGGCGCGCTGCTGGCGGACTTCCTGTGCCTGGCGCGCCTCTTCCCGCGCAGCGAAACCTGCGGGCGCTACCGGCTGACCTTCTGGGACTACGATTCGGTGCGCGAGGTGGAGCAGCCGATGGCGTCGGCGTTCATGGTGCGGCGGCGGGCGCTGCTGCAGGTCGGTCTGTTCGACGAGCAGTTTCCGCTGTTCTTCAACGACGTGGACCTGTGCTACCGCTTGCGGCAGGCGGCGTGGCGCATCTACTTCGTCCCCAACGCCCGCGCCATCCACCACGTCGGCGCCGCCACCTCCCAGGCCCGCCGCCAAGCCCTGCGCCTGAGCCAGGAAGGATTGCTGCGGTTCTATCGCAAACACTACCGTGGCGCGTTGCCGTGGACAACCTATGGCGCCGCCATGCTCGGCATCCGCGCCGCCTTCGCCCTGCGCCGCGCGGGGGCCGCGCTGCGGCGGGAGTCGTAATGCGCAAGCCCACCATCGCCATAGACGGCCCCGCCGGCGCAGGCAAAACCACCGTCGCGCGCCTGGTGGCGCGGCGCCTGGGGCTGCTGTGCGTCGAGACCGGCGCGATGTACCGCGCCATCGCCTGGCAGGCGCGCAAGCTCGGCATCGCCGCCGATGACGCGCCCACCCTGGCCGCGATGACCGCCGACATGGATTTGCGCGTCGAGGCGGCCCCCGACGGCGGGACGAGGATCCTGCTGTCAGGCTGCGACATCACGGGAAACCTGCGCGCGCCGGAGCTGGAGCAGCTCGCGTCGCGCATCTCCACCCATGCCGAGGTGCGGCACACGCTGGTCGCGCAGCAGCGGCGCCTCGCCCAGGGCGGCGGGGTAGTGATGGAGGGGCGCGACATCCAGACGGTGGTGCTGCCCGACGCCAAGGTCAAGGTCTTCCTCACCGCGTCGCTGGCGGAGCGCGCGCGCCGGCGCATGATAGACCTGCAAGCCGCCGGCGAGCACGCCGACCTCGACGAAGTGCGGCGGCAAATCGAGGCCCGCGACCGCCGCGACGCGACCCGCGCCTCATCACCCCTGCGCCCCGCCCCCGATGCGGTCACCATTGATACCGACAACTTCGGCATCGAGGAAGTCGTCGCCCGCATGGTCGCATTGGTCGAGCAGCCGCCGGGGGGTGCCGCGGAGCGATAGCCGCCGATAGACGCGGAGACGGGCGGGAATGACGGGCCGCCCATGGGGAGCGAAGAGCGGGGCGGCTGCCTATGGACCCGGGTCGGGATCGTCATTCGCGGTCGGCGTGGCGACCCGCCACTGCACCATCAGCGCCAGCATGACCAGCATCGCCCCCATCAGCACGAAGGGCGCCCGCAGGCCCATCGAGGCCGCGAGCCACCCGCCGAGGAGAGGCCCCAGCGCCGCCCCCGATGCGGACGCCGCGGCGGTCATGCCGTAGATGCTGCCCAGGCTGCGGCGCGGCACCAGGCCGGCGACGAGGGAGTTCATGGTGGGGATCATGCCGCCGGCGGCGAGGCCGAAGACGACGCGCACGGCAAGCAACTGCCCGACGCTGTGGGCGACCGCCTGCGGGAAACACATGAGCCCGGCCGCCGCCGTGGCCGCGACCAGGATGCGGTGATGCCCGCGGCGATCGCCGGCTCGGCCGATGACCACTGCCGCGCCGGCGGCCGCGATGCCGGTGATGGCGAGGATCATGCCGGTGGCGGAGGCGGCGCCCGCGTCCGTGTGCAGCAGCCGCTCGACGAACAGCGGGAAGATGGGGGTGACGATGGTGGCGCTGAGGTTAAGGGCGCAATAGACCACCAGCAACGTGGTGACGCCCGGCAGGCGCAGCAGACTGCGGATCGAATGGGCGGCTTGCACCTCGTGCGCGGCCGGGCGCTGGAAGCGCTCGCGAGTGCCAAAGAGCACCAGCACGCCCGCGCACGCCAGCAGCCCCGCAGTCACCGCGAACGGCACGCGGTAGCCGAAACGATCCGCCACGCTCCCCCCTACCCACGGGCCCAGAGAGGAGCCGGCAAAGACCGCCATCTGCATCAGTCCCATGCTGTACCCCATGCGGTTGCGAGGCGTGACGCTCGACACCAGCGCGATTGACGCCGGCACCGTTCCCGTCACCGCCCCCTGCAGCAGGCGCAGCACGAGGAGGTGGTAAACGTTGCTCACCAGGCCCATCAACCCCATGATGACGGCGCCGCCGAACATCGCCCGCTGCACCATGAGCTTGCGCCCGTAACGATCCGCCACCATGCCCCACAGCGGCCCCGCCACCGTCATCGAGATCCCGCCCGCGGTCATCACCAGTCCCGACCAGATAGGGACCAGCCGCGGATCGGTGATGCCCAACTCGCGAATATAGAACGGGAAGAAGGGCAT
This portion of the Armatimonadota bacterium genome encodes:
- the hisF gene encoding imidazole glycerol phosphate synthase subunit HisF, with amino-acid sequence MLAKRIIPCLDVTAGRVVKGTRFVNLRDAGDPVELAARYSEESADELVFLDITASHQQRDIMADIAARAAEQVFIPYTVGGGLRSLEDLRAILKAGADKVAINTRAVQVPNLISQGAQRFGSQCIVVAIDAKRRPIVRRLDRPYSSAPSWEVYTHGGRRPTGLDAVEWAVRAAELGAGEILLTSMDADGTKEGYDLELTRAVADAVPIPVIASGGAGSPEHILQAFTEGRADAALIASITHFEELSINEIKRYVAERGVPVRFEPEMA
- the hisI gene encoding phosphoribosyl-AMP cyclohydrolase translates to MDLPELKYDANGLVAAIAQDAATGEVLMLAHMNEEAFRLTVETGYASYYSRSRRKLWVKGETSGNRQRVLAVHLDCDLDAVLLKIEQVGAACHTGFRSCFYRRLADGRLEVVGEKLFAPEQGG
- a CDS encoding glycosyltransferase family 2 protein, giving the protein MSEAPACHSEQPDRRGTACCAPTTAAGSSLAAQTDPIPVALSICIVSWNTRDHLRACLQSLVEHAPGCPYEIIVVDNASGDGSADMVAGDFPGVRLIANAANEQYARASNQALRASAGDLLLLLNPDVRVAAGTIDALVEFMDANPAAGACAPRLTYPDGRLQCSVRSFPTPGALLADFLCLARLFPRSETCGRYRLTFWDYDSVREVEQPMASAFMVRRRALLQVGLFDEQFPLFFNDVDLCYRLRQAAWRIYFVPNARAIHHVGAATSQARRQALRLSQEGLLRFYRKHYRGALPWTTYGAAMLGIRAAFALRRAGAALRRES
- the cmk gene encoding (d)CMP kinase; protein product: MRKPTIAIDGPAGAGKTTVARLVARRLGLLCVETGAMYRAIAWQARKLGIAADDAPTLAAMTADMDLRVEAAPDGGTRILLSGCDITGNLRAPELEQLASRISTHAEVRHTLVAQQRRLAQGGGVVMEGRDIQTVVLPDAKVKVFLTASLAERARRRMIDLQAAGEHADLDEVRRQIEARDRRDATRASSPLRPAPDAVTIDTDNFGIEEVVARMVALVEQPPGGAAER
- a CDS encoding MFS transporter → MDEEQPRESDTPAAPATADRPASTVEPDGDPSWRVTLYAAWVAQIISIIGFSFVMPFFPFYIRELGITDPRLVPIWSGLVMTAGGISMTVAGPLWGMVADRYGRKLMVQRAMFGGAVIMGLMGLVSNVYHLLVLRLLQGAVTGTVPASIALVSSVTPRNRMGYSMGLMQMAVFAGSSLGPWVGGSVADRFGYRVPFAVTAGLLACAGVLVLFGTRERFQRPAAHEVQAAHSIRSLLRLPGVTTLLVVYCALNLSATIVTPIFPLFVERLLHTDAGAASATGMILAITGIAAAGAAVVIGRAGDRRGHHRILVAATAAAGLMCFPQAVAHSVGQLLAVRVVFGLAAGGMIPTMNSLVAGLVPRRSLGSIYGMTAAASASGAALGPLLGGWLAASMGLRAPFVLMGAMLVMLALMVQWRVATPTANDDPDPGP